DNA sequence from the Marmota flaviventris isolate mMarFla1 chromosome 15, mMarFla1.hap1, whole genome shotgun sequence genome:
TTATACTGTTCACAGAATGCTTATGACAAATGCAGTGCAAATGGAGATGATTTTTCCAACATGGGCTGTTGAAACTAACCTCCTTATGTTGAATATCACCACATCAAATGTATTACATGCCCAATAGATTAATGAATCATGATTGATCATGTATGtattaaatgtatatgtatacatatatatgtgaatatatatataatttttaaaaattaaaaaaaatatttttaccttctAGAGAGTAAAAGAGAAAGCAAAGTACCACAGTAATTAATCTCTCTAGCCATAATTTTCCACCATGGAGTAGTGGTTAAGATCATGGTACTGGAGCTGGAATGCCTGGGTAAaagccacttactagctgtgtgaccttggggaagttCCTGGACCATTTTGTGTAGCAGTAGCCTCATCTCCAAGATGGGAGCAATAATGGTACCTGCCCTCTGGGATGGTTATAGAGATTGAATGAGTTAAGACATGGAACCCTATAAAGTACAAATAAATGTGAACCTTCATTATAATTAGTAGTATGTTCAAGGCTCCATGCTAGGGGCTCTGAGGGATACAAGTAAAAAAAGATACACAGTCCCTACCTTTATATAGTTTACTATATAATTAGGAACCTATGCTACATTCCCatgttaaattaaatattaatgccTGGGAAGAAAAACTAACCACTTAGTTCAGCAGCACAGACCAGACTTTTAAATACAAAAGTCATAAGGACTGGGTGACCTGGACAAGagaagtatttttataaaacatgttaGTCTTATACTAATTTCCTTTCACTGGATGCTGATCTCtttgaaatgatgaaaaaagGCTCAAGGCAGATTACATAATTATTGCTGTTTGAAGTGGGCCAGCCGTGGGTGAATGTTAAATGATACAGGTGCTGATGCTGAATTAAGGTTCTTGACAAGAGATGGGTTGAGCTGAGAGCACTCTGAGAAGTGGGACAACCAGTCAATGCCATTTATGGAGGGATAGTAGATGCTTCAGCCGTTTTTTGGATTTTTCTGAGATTTATGGAGAATTCCAGACTATGAGTCTCCAGTGTAAGAGATAATTCTGCACAATAAATAGTACAAAATAGTGCCTGTCTAACTGCTAAATAAATGGTACAGCTAGCAAGTTCTCCATTAGATCAAGGGTAGAATGGTCTGGGGTGAATATGAAAGGCCTTGGAAAAAGTGGTTAAGAAAGAGTCATCAATAGGAATGTAAGGTGACCCTTGGACTACTAGTTCCtttcaaattaaatattagttctcccaaacttaatttttaaatttgtcattctAGATTTTCACCTATAGACTATCCTTAAATGGTACTCCGTAACCAAAGATAATTTTCTGACTAACATGTGAGTTCAATAGGTTTCCATGGGTTGATATGAGAATATAGACTTCATTTATAATATTGTACCTGTGGGGAAAAGGATGTATGCTGAATTTCAGACAATTGATTTACAAACCCATTTTTGAAGACTCTTGCTTTAATTGGTTCTTTCACTCAACAATTATTTACTACATGCAGACACTTTTTTTAAGGCACCGAGGGTATATCAATAGCAAAACAAAGATCGCTGCTCTCAAGGAGTTGAAATTTTGGAGACAGGATAAACAAGAAGCATAAAAAACAATTGGTATAGTGTGTTGGATGATAATAAGTGctatggaataaagaaaaatagaacagagTAAAGGAGATGGGGCAGGTGGTAATTTTAAGCAGGATGGCCACTGAGAAGGTGAAATTTAAGGCAATTATGAAGGGAGCTGGCCACGATTACTAATCAAATTTGAATAAAGAACATTTAAAGCAGAAGAAAGAGccagtgtgcttctctaatgtttaAACTTCAACATGTagggaagcaggactcatcacttATCTATTGAGTTTGAAGAAAAGCAAGGAGACTAGTGTAGTTGGAAGGGGCTGGAGAGAGGAGATCAGAGAGGTAACTTGTTAGTGGTGGTGAGGGGACCTGTCAGAGCATGCAGAACCTTGCAGGCTATTGCATGGCTTTGGAGAAAGCTAGATATCACTTGTACTGGGCTGGCTTAAAGCAGGGTTGCCTATATCAAAATAATTCCTCTTCTTCCCTGTCTTCTATACTTAAAACGTTAATGTACATAAAAATCACCTGTATCCTATTAAAATTCACATTCTGATTTAATAGGAATGGGGTAGGGCCTAAGAGTCTGCATCCTTGAAAAGCTTCTAGATGAAGCCAGGCTGCTGGTCCATAAAATACTTTGAATAATGAACATAAAGTCCTGGGAACTCTGAACTCCCAGagtactaactctaactctccatCAGCTGGCTGCAagggcttttttttcccctttgaaccTGAAAGGATCACCTCACAAGGTTTCTGTCCATAATTTGATACTGGCCACAGGTGCCCTCACTATTCACCGCCCTATCACCTGGCTAGTCAAAGCACAGTTTAGGGCTGCCTCTGAAACATAAGGCAGGTTGTTTGGCTGCTTTCATGCAGGGTATTAACAGTTTCTAGGGCCTCTACCCTGCTACATGAAGGCTCTGCTTCTGAACCTCAATCTAGAAAACCCTACTCTGCTTCTTGAATGATCATCTCACTCGAGCTACATTTGTGTCTTACTCCAATTACTCCAGGAGTTCTGACTCCTGGCCTTCTGTTTTGGTCCCATACCTTGAGGGATATCCCTGCTCTACAAACTAGGCCTGAGGTACCTGAAGGACTTGGGAAATGTCCTCTGGGAGAAAAGGTGCTCCACTGGTACCTCTTTGTTAACAGAGTAGGCTGATTTTCCTAAGAGCCAGTAAAGTAATTTAGACCTGCAATGTCTAGCCATCTGTAAATAAAAAGTATAGGATATGGACTCACCCTCTGTCCCTTACTGTGTAATCTCAGGGATGCTTGTTGGCATCCCTGAACTAGAGTTTTCTCATCAGGAAAACGGGAATAACAATACTTCTCTCATACATGGAGATAATGTATCCAAGGTATTTGGTCAACAGCCTGGCACATATGACAATCACGAAATACTAGTTGCTATTACTTTTCTAAACCACTGAGACTTgctattgaagccagaattaggcagtcagtgtaggtaaatcgagtcaggttggatctaggaggccaattttgagcaAGTCTGGGAAggtggagactgtcccctgagggatcttatcaagaaccttcTCCTGCTCCAACcagttgccaaggtaacctgtcccaggaatttcagCTCCCTACAGAGAGCTATAAGGTTATTAATGTGTCCTTGtctactccatcctgcccttcccccctcagcccacctatttcccaccttttgTCCATCTCACCCCTTGTAatgtatgcaggaaggagaaagataagggggacaTATAAAAAGGACAGAGCACCTCACCACTTGGGGTACCAGGATACTatctatggcccccttctccctcgcaggagaagtctatgttactcctttttaaataaaacctgtttcatatgcttgcctcatgcttctctaatgttcaaattcaacatgtggggaagcagtaCTCATCACTGATAACCGGCGGTATCACTATCATTGTCACCCACCTTGAGTTCCCAGGAGTTATCAGAGTAACTCTCAGGAGAGGTGTGCATGATGAGACACGGAGGTCAATAGCAGTTTCATCATGATAGGGGTCACCAGAGATAACTGAAGCAACTGAACGTGTTCAGAAAATAGATCATGAGGGGGCCAGGTCGAGATGGCTGTCTTCAGGTTGTCTCCTATAAGAGGGACAGATGTGTTCTATGAGACCCTGGGGCGGGGGCACGCCTGAGGTCAATGGGAAGAGACCAAGGGTTAGCACATCCCAGGCCCATGTCAGTAGAAACTTTTTAGTAATGAAAAAGTGTTGTATTGAGCTGGGAGTCTGCACGAGCTGGGCTCGTGCGCAGCCGCGACGCCGGAGCCAATCACCGGGCGCAGCGGGTCCTAGCGCGACGGTACAGTCGTGCCGCCGTGACGTCGGCGGTTGCCATGGAGAGGCGCGCTCGGTAGGGACCGCGAGCTGACGCCAGGGGCCGCAGGGTCACAGCGTGGCTTTGAAGCCGAGTCCGCTACCACCATGAGCGGCCGAAGTAGAGGTCGAAAGTCCTCTCGTGCCAAAAGCCGGGGCAAAGGCCGCGCCAAAGCCCGAGTCCGCGCTGCTCCTGACGACGCCCTGCGCGACCCGGACCctccacagtttcagaggctcgGGGAGGACATCCCGGCGGCACAGGTGCAGGCTGGCGCGGGTTGGGGTGGTCTGGAAACCGCTGCGCCCGCGTCGCCCCTGCAGCCCGGGGAGGATGCTGCCTGCCGGCTCCCGCTGGATTGTGGCCTCGCGCTCCGCGCCCGAGCTGGGGACCGCGGACTGGCCGCCACCAGGCTTTGTCCGGGGAAGGCCGCATCTCTCTCAGAGCGCCTGGCAACCGACACCGTCTTCGTGGGAACCGTGGGAAGGCCGAAAAATGCCCCCCGCATTGGGAATCGGCGTGGCCCTGCTGGGAAGAAGGCCCCAGAAACCTGTAGCGCCTTGGGGAGGGGACCTCAGGCCATAGCTGGTGGGAAGCCAAAGAAAGGGACGTCTGGGGAAGGAAATCCCGTCTCAGTAGTGGAGGAAAAGAAGGTGGTGGAGAAGGATGCAGGGTCAGGTATCCCGGCGACAGAAGGCAGCATGGATACTCTGGAGAACGTCCAGCTGAAGCTGGAGACCATGAATGCCCAGGCGGACAGGGCCTACCTTAGGCTCTCTCGCAAGTTTGGGCAGCTGCGACTGCACCACCTGGAACGAAGGAACCTTCTCATCCAGAATATCCCAGGCTTTTGGGGGCAAGCTTTTCAGAATCACCCCCAGTTATCATCCTTTCTGAACAACCAAGATAAAGAGGTACTGAGCTACTTGAACAGCTTGGAGGTGGAAGAGCTTGGCCTGGCCAGATTGGGCTACAAAATCAAGTTCTACTTCGGCCGCAACCCCTATTTCCAAAATAAGGTGCTCATCAAGGAATACGGGTGTGGTCCTTCAGGTCAGGTGGTGTCTCGGTCTACTCCAATCCAGTGGCTCCCAGGTCACGACCTTCAGTCTCTTAGCCAGGGAAACCCAGAAAACAACCGTAGCTTCTTTGGTTGGTTTTCAAACCACAGCTCTATCGAATCTGACAAGATTGTTGAGATAATCAACGAGGAACTATGGCCCAATCCCCTGCAGTACTACCTTATGAGTGAAGGGGCCcgtggagagaaaggaaaggagggcagGCCAGGTCCAGCAAAGCAGCCAGTGGAGACCCCTGAGCCTGGGGTAAACCAATCCAACTGATCCTGCATAAATCTCCCTACTACCTCCTGCTGGACCTGTTCTGGCTGACTACATGTGTGTTTGGCTCTCTGCCTTCTCTTCATGTTGGCCTTTGTGTACTATAGTCCCTTTGGACTTTAGTTGCAAGAATATGGCATTTTTGATCATGTTCTTTTGCCTCCCTATGGCCTACTTGCTTTTTTATAACAGTGTCACATGCTATGTGGCTTCACCCCTGCTGTTTATTATGTTAAGCACTTATGCTTCAGATGTGTGCTGCCTTTCTCTACATTGCCTAGGCTTTGTTCTTGACTCTGATCTTTCTCACTTGTCTTTAACATGGACACTCAGGAGTCATCTACCAGGAAGGCCAGAACAGCCTCAGGCTCTGCTACTTCACAGCCAGTCATTTGCTGGGCTTCATGTTCATGCTGGCCATGCATGCCATCAATGGCAAACTTTTCTATTGCCACTGCAAAATAAGTCCAGTGTACAAAGTATTAGTCATCAGCCAGAATTTATTGCTCTGTGGCTCTGGGGGTACCGGCCAAGATGCTATCTACTTTTATCTCCagctttggcttgaagtctgtgCTGACCACCTGCTGGACATCCAGCAGAATGGCATTTGATTGCTGGGCATGAACGAGGTCAAGGGCAAGAAGCAGTATGCCATGTGTTCTGTACCATCATGTCTCTTCTTGCCTCTGGACCCATGTCCTGGTGAACCTTCTTCAAGGTCTGGCCATGCTTGGTCATTTGTCAGGCCACTGGGTTTTATCTAGGTTGCATTGGCCCCAGTTGACTTCCTGGTCAACAAGAACCTCAAGAACTGCCTGTGAACCCAGACACCCTGCCAGTGCATGAGACACACAAATGCACTCCTCATACTTCCAGGAACCCTACTGGCTGCCAGACTGATGGGTGGGTTGGTGTGTGTGGACATGTGCTCATTGTCATCATACTACAGGTGAGGGTGGAGCTACCTTTGTCAACTAGGTACCTTTGTCAGAGTCCTTTATCCTCTCCTAAAATATGATCAGAATGCTGGGGAAGAGGAATTTCTCATCTCTCCACTTGACTTCATCTTACATTTCCATACTCCAGCTTCCTGACCTGCCTCTTAACTTCCCTCCTACTGttcccccctttctttccttcgTTTTCTGCTACTCTCCTCTTTTCCCTTGTCTCCTCCCTTTCAACCTTCCTtaatcttcctcctcttccttttttgctTCAATAGAACCAcatctcagaaaacaaaacaaaaacaagaacaggGTTTTATATACACAGTTAGGGAGATAGCGGGCACTCGGTATGCACGCTCACACACTAGACTGAAATAGGGTATAGGAAACCAGAACCCCACTTGGTCTGTGGTCAAATGCTGGTCCTGACTTCCTTGGCTCAATCTGCAGTTTTGAAGTTGAAGCCCCTTTTATGCCTGTTCATATGCCAGAATTAGAAATCTCAAGGCAGCAGTGTTTGGACTATTGTCTACTCttgctctttttttgtgtgtgtgcatacccTTTAAGACTTAGGGCCTTCTGCTGTTCTGTGGGCAGCCTTGGTCACCTGGATGCTCAGCACTGAGCTTTTCCACTTTCAGTGGACTTGTTCTCTTTGCCTTCAAATCCCATGGGAGTAGGCTTTAGACTCCATGATGGAGGATCCCAGGCTATGGGAAAGGGCATTGGTGGAATCTGTTCTAGATCTTTAGGTTGTTTCCAGTGAGCATGCAAGCTGAACTGAGCCCTCCTGTCCAAGCTTGCCTGTCCTCTCTCCCCCTCATCCCTGAGGGGGACTAAGTCCATACCTGCCTTCCCCCACCTTATAGAAGACCTCATCCTAAGTTATGCACCAGAGTCTTTGACTGAAGTTGTAGCTGGAGGATGCGAGGCAGGGAAATCAGCAAACACAGCAGGTATGAGCTGGTGTGGTGTTGGCCTGGAAAAGCAGGAATGGTTTGAGAAACTGCAGGGATAGCATGCCTCTCTCTCAGTTAAGGAGGGGATAGGAGGAACTCTTTTCAGGGTTGGGAAAGAAGAATTAAAGGGGTTGTCGGTAAATAGGGTGCCTAGGCAAGGGTCCAAAGTTTTGTCTAATCTGAATCTTTATTTGTATTACTTTGGATGCTTTCCCTTGGTTTAGATGTGGCCTTGTATATGTGGGAGACGAATGCTGTATGCTGTACATTTCACCTCCTAAGTAAAATGTTAACCATTTCTCCCATTTTTGCCTCttggaaaaagtgaaaatatagcTGTACAAATCTGctttaacaaaaaaacaaaccaaaacaaaacacagttttgccgggtgtggtggtgctcgcctgtaatcccagtggctggggaggctgaggcaggaggatcatgagttcaaagccagtctcagcaatttagtgaggccctaagcaactcatgagatcctgtctctaaataaaacatgaaaaaaaggctggggatatggctcagtggttaagtgcccctgagttcagtacctgctatcaacaacaacaacaacaacaaacagttTTGCTCTTTGTTATGGACATTTTCAGAAAAAGTGGAGAGGATGTCCCTGGACCTTGTGTGGTCATCACCTAGGTACATCAGTTTCCTGTTATGATCAGTTAACTTTTGTCTGTAGCTCCTTCttccacctttattttttattgaaagttCCAAGGTACTATTCCAGTGTAGCCAGGGCTACTTTGGGAGATTGGGACTCTGGTAGTGATGGTTGTGGGGTATGCTATCATTATTATAACAAGTCTGTTTTTTTGCTCttagtgttaatgaagtcccagaaaTGGACCTCAGAAATGAGTCTTCATAACAAGGGGTCTGAAAAAGAGATGAAGGGATGCTCTGTGTCCACAAAAGGACAGATTGTTGGGTTCTAAAACTCTTTCAAAGACTCCAGTATAAGGTACTTAATTGAGATCCTTTGCCATGATatcagcctttttttttgtttttcctctatgtaACGTGGAGATTTGTGCAACTGTTAGGATTGTTATCGGCTTATCCTGGTCTCATAATTCTGgtcttggaaataaaatttggaaattgtTGCTGTATTTGGTGAAAATAACCTCCCCAAAGTAATCACTCACTGGTTGTTGTACTTGATAATTTGACACTCTGGTAATAATGCAATTATTTCTGTGTTCCTAAACAGTATAAATAGTTGTAAGCTTATATGCatgttgtaaaaataaaaacctatatctctgttatatttcttatttgtaaaaaaataattggGAGGTTGTTAGGCAGAGCCTGGGCAGTTGAGGGACATATACGTTGGCTGTGATAAGTGATTCCCAGGCCTCAGACTATTGTGTGACTAGCTacaaaaacaataacataaaTACAAGAAAAGTCCTGATTCCAAAACCTTTTCCAGAGATTGAGATTCTGTGGTTCTGAGAGGAAGCCAGGTAGTCTTGTTTTTAACAAGTTATCCAGCTGTTTCCAGTGGGAattcagtgcttctcaaattttaGAGTACATCTGAATTGTTCTGGGAATCTTGTTAAAATATGAATTCTAATATTAGTAATCTGGGGTAGAACTTGAGATTCTGTTGCTAACAAGCTTCCAGATGATGACTTTGCTGCTGGTTTGTGGACTGCCCTATGGCCACAAGGGAGGTGCCCATGAAGGCCCTTTAAACTAGAATAATGACATTTAACCTTTGTTGCACATTTGAATTAACAGGGatgcttaaaaatatatactgCCAGAGTCCTATACAAAGACCAactaaatcaattaaaaataagttttcctaAATCAGGAAAGAGATTGCCCAGcagaaaatgattgaaaaaaaaaaatacaggtggGTGTTTAAATGACAATATGAAATTGGTTTAAATAAGGAAGGTGCTGAATAAATGTGCAGTGTTCACAGATTCTCCAATGTTGAGTGAAACAAAGAATTCATCCACAGTTTAGATTCAGATACACTAAGGAGGGGTTGGTAAATTTGTAAGGTTGGTGAAATTCATTTTAGAGGTCAACCATATTGGTTTTCTGAGGCCGCCATCACAAAGTATTAGAGATTGGGTGACTTAGACAACAGAAAATTGTTTATGCAGTTCTAAAGgctagaaatccaagatcaaggtgttggcggGGTTGGTTTCTTCTAAGGGtatctctccttggcttgtagatagatttcttttctctgttatcTTCACAGATATGAAGTGTGTCTTATGTCCTAATCCCTTCTTAAAAGGACACCAGTCACACTGAATTGGGACCCACTGcaatgacctcatttaacttttgttagcttttaaagtctttgtctcaaaatacagacatattctgaggtactagggattAGGACTTCAGCATAGGAATTTGGTGGTGGTGGACACGGGTCGGGGGCATAATTCAGCTCTTAAGAACAACTtaagttgtatttattttattttattgaggctcATGTTAATGGGCATTGTTGTAGGAGCTTTAGAAAGATTAACTTATTGAACTTTTACCACTGTCCTTTGAGGTAGGTGATGATATCCCCAGCGAGGGCACAGGatgaggaaaaaagaagtaaattgtTCATGTAGATCCATGCTTTACACTTGAGTGTTTGTTTCAAGAATCCACACATACAGTTCTTGTCTGAATTACATAGGAATAGTCATGTATTATCAAAAGAAAGGTGCTCTGAAGCAATACTTACAGAGACAGACTTTGGGACAAAAGTAGTTTATCCTGTAAGGATAACAAACCAAGGCTGACACTCAGAGGACCAATCAGATAGGGCATTGGTGCCTGGGCACAAATGGAGAGGTGTTGTTTATAGGTCAGGAGCAGCGGCTCTGGAGCCTCTAGCATTGTTTACCTGACCAGTGCAGACCTTTGTAAGCTGCACTTTCAAAGAGAAGTAGGGAATCAGGATCTTTATGCAGAATATCCTAAATTTCCAACTAGAAAAACATTTATGAACACCTAAGTTTTTCTATTTATCAATATGTGGAGTGTATAAGGCAATTGAGAGCAGCCTCTTCAGGCCTGAGCCTTTTCTTGGAATTTGTGCAGAGTCCTTTTGGGTTACAAATTAGGAGATGCTTTCTGCCCAATTTGGCTTATGCACTTACTTCTCCACAGATGCAGGGCCTCCATTTTCCAGGCCCTGCCTTTGACCACCTTGTGTTAAtcaattttctgttactataatgaatGCCGAAGGCCATgtactttataaagagaaaaggtttatttggctcacagttttagaggctcTTTGTTATGGACATTTTCAGGAAAAAGTGGAGAGGATGTCCCTGGAAAAGTCCAAATAGCATAGTCCAAATAGTTCTGGTGAGGGCTCCTCTGATCATATCACATCATAGCAAATGGCATCTTGGCAGGAGTACATGTGAGAGGGAGAGTCACTATGAGGACCAACCTTTGAAGATATGAACAGTTGTGGAACAAactcaaaccatattcaaactgtAGCTTACCTTCTATTTGAGCTGGTATTCACCACCTGCCCATGGGCTGATTCATTTGCTCCTTCCTATGTGTGCAAGTCTCTGTTGTAGGCCTTGGAGACAGAGCTATGAACAAATACAGCCCTGAATTATTCTGATATTCCTTCCACTCCCCAGGTTTCaacctcttctctctttttgcCTAGGATTGttatttaatttcctcttttctctttttttcctggataGTGCTGGAAAGTTCTTTAGATCCATAGTGATGAGGAAGGGGCTAGAGGGCTTCCCCACCCTTGGCCTTTAGGTGAGACTTCACAAGGCACTCAGGCTCTTCCTAACCTGGAGCACAAGGGCCTCATGACTGAGACCCTGGCCCCTATTCCAcctttgaattttattataaaaggcccttatctgatttctttttctttctttctttctttggtactggggattaaactcagggatgcttaacctctgagctacattcccagccctttttatattttatgtagagacagagtcttactgagatgcttagggcctcattaaattgctgaggctggctttgaactcacaatcctcctgcctcagcctcccagccactgggattataggcgtgcaccactgcacccagcctgatTTCTTGTTATGTTACTTGCTGGACTTTTTTGGGAGTGTATGAAGTTTGTGCTATGCCATTggtgagaaaggagagaaaaataagtgGCCCTGCCACCTTTAGCTTACCCAATATCTCTACTCACTTCTGACTCTCTTCTTACGCATTTGGCTTCCCCGCTCTACACTATGATGGTGATTTGCAACAGAGGAAAGAGACTCATTTCCCTAAGGACACATTTTAGAATCCCCCAGGGAGAGAACTACTAGCAGATTCATTTGTATCTTATTAGAAAGTCCTTCTATTCTCTTACGTCTTGAGATACTTAGATTTGGAGAGTTACTAATGGGGTAGGGTCATATCCCTCAGGTATTGGGGCagcataaatagataaatagcccattttttttctatatttccttaCATCTTCACTTCTACTTTTGGAAACTTCTCCAACTAACTGTATTTCACTATTCAAACCCTTACTTCTGCTGATTGACTTTTGGCTGAACTCTGGCCTCGTGGTAATTATACTTCTCTTCTCCAGATCAGCACCCTTCAGTCAAGTGTACTGCTACCAGCTACTCAGTCTCATGCCTTGaaattcctcttccctccctcctgtcgACCTGATCCTCAGCTGATGTGACAAGCAGAAGGCACAATAGCTACTGTTGTGTGACACTTCGTGGTTTACAAGGCACTTTAGATTATCTCAATTATAACAACTATTCCATAAGAAGGCTCCAAGAAGTTAAATGACTTGACTAAAATCACAAAATCAGTAAGTATTAGAGGCAGGACTTAAACCTAAGTCCTTTGATTCCAAACTCCATCCACCCCTTGGACGGTGAACATGCAGCCTAGGGCAAATATCTGGCTGTATATATCTAGGCACCGAATCTATATTTAACTCTCTGCACAGTCCATTAGCCAAAATCCCTTTGAGTTGGCTATGAATGTGAACCTTCTTTACCATCTTAAACAGCAGCATGCATGCTGTTGGAGCTCAGTTAGGAGTAGGACTGACTTGACTCAGAATGGTGAGGGAGGCCTCCTCCAACTAAATTGCTGTAGGTTAGGATTCGTTCTAAGCAGAGTATAGCTACAGATGGAGGCTGAGCAAGTTTTTGGCCTGTAAGTGTCTATACTTGATTATAAATGATttgggaaaagaaggaaaatttgcTGACATAGAACGTCTGGCGATATGGGGTTACAGGCTTGCGTCGTGGTTTTGAGTCCACCTGGGCACCTTTCCCCGCTGGCTTTTCCCTCATGACTCCTTAGCTTCAGGCATCACACCCTTTCCCAGCTGCACTTAAAGGCAGGAAGGAAGTAGGGAGAGGGAGCCTGGTCAGTGTCTGCTTTGatcagggaaaaaaattctttgccaGTGGTCCCTAG
Encoded proteins:
- the Tspyl5 gene encoding testis-specific Y-encoded-like protein 5, encoding MSGRSRGRKSSRAKSRGKGRAKARVRAAPDDALRDPDPPQFQRLGEDIPAAQVQAGAGWGGLETAAPASPLQPGEDAACRLPLDCGLALRARAGDRGLAATRLCPGKAASLSERLATDTVFVGTVGRPKNAPRIGNRRGPAGKKAPETCSALGRGPQAIAGGKPKKGTSGEGNPVSVVEEKKVVEKDAGSGIPATEGSMDTLENVQLKLETMNAQADRAYLRLSRKFGQLRLHHLERRNLLIQNIPGFWGQAFQNHPQLSSFLNNQDKEVLSYLNSLEVEELGLARLGYKIKFYFGRNPYFQNKVLIKEYGCGPSGQVVSRSTPIQWLPGHDLQSLSQGNPENNRSFFGWFSNHSSIESDKIVEIINEELWPNPLQYYLMSEGARGEKGKEGRPGPAKQPVETPEPGVNQSN